A genomic window from Paenibacillus sp. FSL K6-0276 includes:
- a CDS encoding U32 family peptidase, translating into MKEQQIRREDVELLAPAGDWDCMRAAVANGADAIFFGVEKFNARARANNFRMDELPEIMAFLHSYGVKGFLTFNILVFENELSDAKELIDACVDAGVDAVIVQDLGLVKMIREISPDFPIHGSTQMTITSPEAVEFTKPFDLERVVLGRENNLKQIKTIGEQARLPMEVFVHGALCVSYSGQCLTSEMWGGRSANRGECAQACRLPYDLMVDGEVKPMGDVTYLLSPKDLAAIDLMPELIEAGVTSFKIEGRLKSPEYVANVVSKYRKAIDRYFDGDLSKPSKEEVRELQQSFSRGFTHGFLDGTNNKKLVDGTFPKSRGVYLGTVEQILRDGVVCRIHAPLKRGDGIVFDAGDPTKKEEGGRVYDLRRKGVKLEGEAGEGWIIDIVAGRNDVDLRRLNVGDRIWKTNDPALDKALRQTYETEKPYRVFPVHVRIQGCVGEKLTTWWTDVQKNVTVRVDSELALETAQKRPMDAALLEEQFGRLGGTVFQLDALESHLQGDVIVPMRELNSIRRQAVELLAGERPKPPVYVKRAIEVYGDATRRGVAPQRAGEAELTALCRSLPQVQAALEAGVRNIYADFEFIKQFPAAVDAVRAAGASIALATPRIHMPGENGYHANILRLQPDAVLVRNTGALYYYLRRRQEQPDAVHPRLIGDFSLNIANHKAVDLFLEAGCDIVTPSYDLNIQQMVDLLEHSDTSRMEIVIHQHLPMFHTEHCVYCTFMSEGTDFTNCGRPCEEHRASLQDRIGMSHPVRVDEGCRNTVYNAVEQSGAEYLNNFRDLGVSSYRVEFLEETPEQVVEVISLYSRALRGEISGTQVWKSLKATNQLGVTRGQLVNAK; encoded by the coding sequence ATGAAAGAGCAACAAATACGCAGAGAAGACGTGGAGCTGTTGGCACCTGCGGGTGATTGGGACTGCATGCGTGCGGCGGTAGCGAACGGAGCGGATGCTATCTTTTTTGGCGTAGAGAAGTTTAATGCACGGGCGAGAGCGAACAACTTTCGCATGGACGAGCTGCCGGAAATTATGGCGTTTTTGCATAGTTATGGTGTGAAGGGCTTTCTGACCTTTAATATACTTGTGTTTGAAAATGAATTGTCTGATGCAAAAGAACTGATTGACGCTTGTGTAGATGCTGGCGTGGATGCGGTGATTGTACAGGATTTAGGTTTGGTCAAAATGATCCGCGAAATTTCACCGGATTTCCCGATTCATGGTTCGACGCAAATGACGATTACTTCACCGGAAGCGGTCGAGTTTACTAAGCCTTTCGATTTGGAACGTGTGGTATTAGGTCGTGAGAACAATCTAAAGCAAATTAAGACGATTGGGGAGCAGGCTCGCCTGCCGATGGAAGTATTCGTGCACGGAGCTCTGTGTGTCTCTTATTCGGGACAATGCCTGACTTCGGAAATGTGGGGCGGACGTTCCGCAAACCGCGGAGAATGCGCTCAAGCTTGCCGCCTGCCTTATGATCTGATGGTGGATGGAGAAGTTAAACCGATGGGTGATGTGACTTATTTGCTCTCCCCTAAGGATTTGGCAGCTATTGATCTTATGCCTGAGCTGATCGAGGCGGGCGTAACTTCTTTCAAAATCGAAGGTCGCCTCAAGAGCCCAGAATACGTTGCGAATGTGGTTAGTAAGTACCGTAAGGCAATTGATCGGTATTTTGATGGCGATCTGTCCAAACCATCGAAGGAAGAAGTTCGTGAACTGCAACAAAGCTTCTCCCGCGGGTTCACGCATGGTTTCTTAGACGGAACGAACAATAAAAAGCTGGTAGACGGGACTTTCCCGAAAAGCCGTGGTGTATATCTCGGAACAGTTGAACAAATTCTTCGTGATGGCGTGGTCTGCCGCATTCATGCACCGCTTAAGCGGGGAGACGGAATCGTATTTGATGCAGGGGATCCAACGAAAAAAGAAGAAGGTGGACGCGTATACGATCTTCGTCGTAAAGGCGTGAAGCTCGAAGGCGAAGCCGGAGAAGGCTGGATCATCGACATCGTAGCGGGTCGTAATGATGTGGACCTTCGTCGTCTAAATGTCGGTGACCGCATTTGGAAGACGAATGACCCTGCGCTAGATAAGGCGCTGCGTCAGACTTATGAAACCGAGAAGCCGTACCGTGTATTCCCGGTACATGTGCGAATACAGGGCTGCGTCGGCGAGAAACTGACCACTTGGTGGACGGATGTTCAGAAGAACGTTACCGTCCGTGTGGACTCGGAGCTCGCGCTGGAAACAGCGCAAAAGCGTCCGATGGATGCCGCGCTGCTGGAAGAACAATTCGGCCGCCTGGGCGGAACCGTGTTCCAGCTTGACGCGCTAGAGTCGCATCTGCAAGGCGACGTGATCGTCCCTATGCGCGAGCTGAACAGCATCCGCCGCCAAGCGGTGGAGCTGCTTGCGGGCGAGCGCCCGAAACCGCCCGTTTACGTGAAACGGGCGATCGAGGTCTACGGCGACGCTACCCGCAGGGGCGTCGCTCCACAGCGCGCTGGTGAAGCGGAGCTCACCGCGCTGTGCCGCAGCCTGCCGCAGGTGCAGGCTGCGCTCGAGGCCGGCGTGAGAAACATCTACGCCGACTTCGAGTTTATCAAGCAGTTCCCGGCAGCGGTAGATGCGGTACGGGCTGCAGGGGCCAGCATCGCGCTGGCCACGCCGCGCATTCATATGCCGGGCGAGAACGGCTACCACGCCAATATCCTGCGTCTGCAGCCTGATGCCGTGTTGGTGCGCAACACCGGCGCGCTGTATTATTATCTGCGCCGCCGCCAGGAGCAACCGGATGCTGTGCATCCTCGTCTGATCGGCGATTTCTCACTGAATATCGCCAATCATAAGGCAGTGGACCTGTTCCTTGAGGCAGGCTGTGATATTGTTACACCGTCCTATGATCTAAATATCCAACAGATGGTCGATCTGCTTGAACACAGCGATACTTCTCGTATGGAGATCGTAATCCATCAGCATTTGCCGATGTTCCACACAGAGCACTGCGTATACTGTACCTTTATGAGTGAAGGCACAGACTTTACGAACTGTGGGCGCCCTTGTGAAGAACACCGTGCTTCTCTGCAAGACCGTATTGGAATGTCTCATCCGGTTCGTGTGGATGAAGGCTGCCGTAATACCGTTTATAACGCAGTAGAGCAGTCCGGTGCAGAGTATTTGAACAATTTCCGTGATCTAGGAGTATCCTCGTATCGGGTAGAGTTCCTGGAAGAGACACCAGAGCAAGTGGTTGAGGTAATTAGTTTATACAGTCGCGCACTTCGTGGAGAAATCTCTGGTACGCAGGTATGGAAGAGCCTGAAGGCTACCAACCAGCTGGGGGTTACACGGGGACAATTGGTTAATGCGAAGTAA
- a CDS encoding stalk domain-containing protein → MGFKVLKQGLYGMLALLLLFSILPIQTTLAAEADKLQLSLKVGSTSATVNGKKVAIERPFMENGTVMVPLGVFKKTFGSMVSLEGNDVVKVTYGSHIGLMTIGSTIAWENGVKVKLTSSPEMVSGVLMVPLRFVASVLGATLSRGNGGELIITLVSADNEGDVPVGTGIDSDVGKTRIGNSYFQWTLNYPSGLIAGNSGGDESVATFSSADNLYYLEIHVSDQAVSVDADGLLEQLVREVEEGNELILDRESFPKASVPYARLVSKDSSGALWESRLLYAGGRLYEIYLTDEKATHYKDLAKYAGLLSSFRPSFDTKDNKIRDLSTVKDGLREAYNEDYGISLQVPAAWSKDDQHFYYESKQGSHLSVAVTSAPAGSTLESWAEDLKMKTQENFVADAYVIKDSMKSEISGVPAQISETQLNFGNGWTTEYQALVLKNGYHYYFEYVTPAEQEDDKAKFKAIISSIDIDFDLMKENFGRLASDDYKTLKNKTVTKVSKRYGYAIDIPRLWTPYQDVFETQSVEYWFIGGRFQINSKPEGSVDYAVNVLKEYYQNKNNDPKGPRIESIVESTMAGVPATIITVHQIKNGVPQRSKQVVFGKNEVIYMITLTLNDANATAEQQVVLDKTLQSFRFTGNE, encoded by the coding sequence ATGGGTTTTAAAGTTTTAAAACAAGGATTGTACGGTATGCTGGCCTTATTACTGCTATTTTCTATATTACCCATTCAAACAACACTGGCAGCAGAAGCAGACAAGCTACAGCTGAGTCTTAAAGTTGGCAGTACTTCAGCTACGGTGAATGGGAAGAAGGTGGCTATTGAGCGGCCTTTTATGGAGAACGGAACAGTTATGGTACCGCTCGGGGTTTTTAAAAAGACATTTGGTAGCATGGTCTCCTTAGAGGGAAATGACGTAGTGAAAGTAACGTACGGCTCTCACATAGGGCTGATGACGATTGGTAGTACTATCGCTTGGGAAAATGGGGTCAAAGTTAAGCTCACCTCATCGCCTGAGATGGTTTCAGGTGTGCTGATGGTGCCTCTGCGTTTTGTGGCGAGTGTACTGGGTGCAACCCTCTCTCGAGGTAACGGCGGTGAGCTAATAATTACCCTAGTTTCTGCAGACAATGAAGGAGACGTGCCAGTGGGTACTGGCATTGACAGCGATGTTGGTAAAACCCGAATTGGGAACAGCTATTTTCAATGGACACTGAATTATCCGTCTGGGCTGATTGCTGGAAATAGCGGTGGAGATGAGAGTGTGGCTACTTTTTCTAGTGCGGATAATCTTTATTATTTGGAGATCCATGTAAGTGATCAGGCGGTTTCGGTGGATGCAGATGGACTTTTAGAACAACTAGTTCGGGAAGTCGAGGAAGGCAATGAGCTGATTTTAGATCGGGAGTCGTTCCCCAAAGCCTCTGTACCCTATGCACGGTTGGTCAGTAAAGATTCCAGTGGAGCGCTCTGGGAAAGTAGACTGTTATATGCTGGTGGTAGACTTTACGAGATTTATTTGACCGATGAAAAAGCCACTCATTATAAAGACTTAGCCAAATATGCGGGTTTGCTGAGTTCTTTTCGACCTTCTTTTGACACCAAGGATAATAAAATCCGTGATCTCTCTACCGTAAAGGACGGCCTGCGTGAAGCCTACAATGAAGACTATGGCATTTCACTACAGGTTCCTGCCGCTTGGAGTAAGGATGACCAGCATTTTTATTATGAGAGTAAACAAGGAAGTCATCTGAGTGTGGCGGTCACGTCGGCACCTGCTGGTTCTACACTAGAGAGCTGGGCAGAAGACTTGAAGATGAAAACGCAAGAGAACTTTGTAGCGGACGCTTATGTCATTAAGGATAGCATGAAGTCTGAAATCTCCGGCGTACCTGCACAAATAAGTGAGACACAGTTAAATTTCGGCAACGGGTGGACGACAGAATATCAGGCGCTCGTGCTCAAGAATGGGTACCATTATTATTTTGAATATGTAACACCTGCTGAACAAGAAGACGATAAGGCCAAATTTAAAGCTATTATATCCTCTATTGATATTGATTTTGATCTGATGAAGGAGAACTTCGGGCGACTCGCTAGCGATGATTATAAGACGCTCAAGAATAAAACAGTAACCAAAGTATCCAAAAGATATGGCTATGCCATCGACATTCCGCGTTTATGGACGCCTTATCAGGATGTATTCGAGACACAGTCGGTAGAATATTGGTTCATCGGAGGACGTTTCCAGATCAATTCGAAACCCGAGGGTTCAGTGGATTATGCAGTTAATGTACTCAAAGAATATTATCAGAATAAAAATAATGATCCAAAAGGTCCTCGCATTGAAAGTATAGTGGAATCTACCATGGCAGGTGTTCCTGCCACGATCATTACTGTGCATCAAATCAAGAATGGTGTTCCTCAGCGCAGCAAGCAAGTTGTTTTTGGCAAAAATGAGGTGATCTACATGATTACTCTTACGCTGAATGATGCCAATGCTACTGCAGAACAGCAAGTTGTGCTGGATAAAACGCTGCAATCGTTTCGATTTACGGGGAATGAGTAG
- a CDS encoding trypsin-like peptidase domain-containing protein has translation MKKGLGLLLFGVLLSGVWSESVFAFGSTPKMVSAVTTTQRNKIKNSTAAEDAVPGIIKSLTPSVVGIIGKDDSGGNSGPDDRYNLTHGSGIIVKSNGWIVTNAHVIKDLQNALVVTSDSKTYSIKETYLDEVSDLALIKINATSLKPAKFILSTGKTVVGEKVIAIGTPISFSLRNSATVGVISGLNREVDAAYRLIQSDTAINPGNSGGPLVNMKGEVLGLNSLKYSAVGVENIGFSIPADTVQYIMNQLFKFGEVKHPSLGLELEPSWSTIVGLPTLDPLTVTKVVSAEALKAGIAEDDVLYSIDGHRVVSLVDINELFKSYSPGRTVRLVMQSDGDIVIRKLVLTQGDPLLSKEGSGSDGDEHTEE, from the coding sequence GTGAAGAAAGGACTGGGCCTACTGCTATTCGGTGTGCTGCTGTCAGGAGTATGGAGTGAGTCGGTTTTTGCGTTTGGCAGTACGCCTAAAATGGTTAGCGCGGTGACGACAACCCAGAGAAACAAAATTAAAAATTCAACAGCGGCAGAAGACGCCGTACCAGGGATTATTAAGAGTCTCACCCCCTCCGTGGTGGGCATTATTGGCAAAGACGATAGTGGCGGGAACAGTGGACCGGATGATCGGTACAATCTGACGCATGGTTCTGGCATTATTGTGAAATCGAACGGATGGATTGTAACCAATGCACATGTCATCAAGGACCTGCAAAATGCATTAGTGGTGACTTCGGACTCCAAAACCTACAGCATTAAAGAAACGTATCTGGATGAAGTAAGTGATCTGGCCCTGATTAAAATCAATGCCACCTCGCTTAAACCTGCAAAGTTTATTCTATCGACCGGCAAAACAGTAGTTGGTGAGAAAGTGATCGCCATCGGAACACCGATTAGTTTTTCTCTAAGGAATTCAGCAACGGTAGGGGTCATAAGTGGCCTTAACCGTGAGGTAGATGCGGCTTATCGCCTTATTCAAAGTGACACAGCCATTAATCCCGGAAATAGCGGGGGGCCGCTAGTGAATATGAAGGGTGAGGTGCTCGGACTAAACAGCCTGAAATACTCAGCGGTGGGTGTGGAGAATATAGGTTTCTCAATTCCGGCAGATACCGTGCAGTACATTATGAATCAGCTTTTTAAGTTCGGTGAAGTAAAACACCCGAGTCTAGGGCTAGAACTAGAGCCGAGTTGGTCTACGATTGTAGGATTGCCAACGTTGGATCCACTGACCGTAACCAAGGTGGTTTCTGCTGAAGCGCTCAAGGCAGGTATTGCCGAAGATGATGTACTGTACAGCATTGACGGCCACCGTGTGGTCTCATTAGTCGATATAAATGAATTGTTCAAAAGCTATTCTCCAGGTAGGACGGTACGACTGGTTATGCAAAGTGATGGGGATATCGTCATCCGCAAGCTCGTGCTCACTCAGGGGGATCCCCTGCTAAGTAAAGAGGGTTCAGGATCTGATGGGGACGAGCACACGGAAGAGTGA